The proteins below come from a single Malus domestica chromosome 03, GDT2T_hap1 genomic window:
- the LOC139194467 gene encoding G2/mitotic-specific cyclin S13-7-like, with protein MASKAVAVVPQQEQQQQQPHKEGGKQKKVAAEGKNRQVLRDIGNLHGQAPAAAPDKTKKPITQPVNGKSKFDNATKVVAVVENDKISGVNRHGVASRKSVRAFTSTLSARSKAAASGLTSKLQDLKLDIDTADADNELAVVEYLDDIYQFYKFSQDENRVHEYMDLQPEINAKMRSILVDWLIEVHHKFELTPETLYLTVNIVDRFLSVQLVPRRELQLVGISSMLLASKYEEIWAPEVNDFVCISDNAYGKEKVLVMEKAILGKLGWCLTVPTPYVFLVRYIKASGPSDNDMENMVFFLAELSLMDYTSMILYCPSMIAASAVYAARCTLDESPLWTETLKHYTGYSEDELKDCAKVLVTLHSAAAESKLKAVHKKFCSPKRSAVALLSPASGLSAEPL; from the exons atgGCTTCGAAAGCCGTCGCTGTTGTGCCTCAACAagaacagcaacaacaacaaccccACAAAG AGGGAGGTAAGCAGAAGAAGGTGGCAGCAGAGGGGAAAAATAGGCAGGTTCTTAGAGATATTGGTAACCTCCATGGTCAAGCCCCCGCAGCAGCACCGGATAAGACCAAG AAACCCATCACACAACCAGTTAATGGGAAATCCAAATTCGATAATGCAACCAAGGTTGTGGCAGTGGTTGAAAATGACAAGATTAGTGGTGTCAACAGGCACGGGGTGGCCTCAAGGAAGAGTGTCAGGGCCTTCACATCAACTCTCAGCGCCCGAAGCAAA GCTGCTGCTTCTGGACTGACTAGTAAGCTACAGGATCTAAAACTAGACATCGATACAGCTGATGCTGATAACGAGTTGGCAGTAGTAGAATACTTGGATGATATCTACCAGTTTTACAAGTTCTCACAA GATGAGAACCGCGTTCATGAGTACATGGATTTACAGCCTGAAATAAATGCCAAGATGAGATCAATCCTTGTAGACTGGTTGATAGAAGTTCATCACAAATTTGAACTCACGCCAGAAACCCTCTATCTTACCGTAAACATTGTAGATCGATTTCTTTCAGTACAACTTGTGCCGAGGAGGGAGCTTCAGTTAGTTGGTATCAGCTCAATGCTTCTAGCAAGCAAGTACGAAGAAATTTGGGCGCCTGAG GTTAATGACTTTGTTTGCATTTCAGACAATGCTTATGGTAAAGAAAAGGTGTTGGTCATGGAAAAAGCAATCTTGGGAAAGCTGGGATGGTGTCTAACAGTTCCCACACCTTACGTCTTCCTTGTTCGCTACATCAAAGCATCTGGACCATCTGATAACGAT ATGGAGAATATGGTGTTTTTTCTTGCTGAATTGAGCTTGATGGACTATACCAGTATGATTCTGTACTGCCCTTCAATGATCGCTGCGTCTGCTGTTTATGCTGCTCGATGCACCCTTGACGAGAGCCCTTTATGGACTGAAACTCTCAAGCATTACACTGGATATTCAGAAGACGAGCTCAA GGATTGCGCAAAGGTTCTGGTAACCCTTCATTCGGCAGCTGCAGAGAGTAAGCTCAAGGCAGTCCATAAGAAGTTCTGTAGCCCGAAGCGTAGCGCGGTTGCTCTTCTTTCACCAGCCAGTGGCCTTTCTGCCGAACCACTCTGA
- the LOC139194468 gene encoding molybdopterin synthase catalytic subunit: MEMEMADEEKNLVEILEEEIQIDMAKYINYVSAPQAGAIATFSGTTRDTFAGKTVLELRYEAYVPMAIRCLKSICSSARSSWNLLSIAVAHRLGPVPVGQTSVFIAVSSIHRVDALDACKFVIDEIKASVPIWKKEVYANGEVWKENSEFLERRLDLGKKDDMCYEKQVEADSGRHSRKSCCGAKVKVTVTEEGDGKS; encoded by the coding sequence ATGGAGATGGAGATGGCTGATGAGGAGAAAAATCTAGTGGAAATCTTAGAGGAGGAGATCCAAATTGACATGGCCAAATATATCAACTATGTGAGTGCCCCACAGGCGGGTGCCATTGCAACATTTTCGGGCACCACGCGCGACACTTTTGCGGGCAAAACAGTCTTGGAGCTCAGATATGAAGCATATGTTCCCATGGCAATACGGTGCCTAAAATCCATTTGTTCATCTGCTAGATCATCCTGGAATCTCCTCTCCATTGCAGTTGCCCACCGCCTGGGCCCCGTTCCAGTTGGTCAAACAAGTGTTTTCATTGCAGTGTCATCAATTCATCGAGTTGATGCATTGGATGCTTGTAAATTTGTGATTGATGAGATAAAGGCATCAGTTCCAATATGGAAAAAGGAGGTTTATGCTAATGGAGAGGTTTGGAAGGAGAATTCAGAGTTCCTAGAGCGGAGGTTGGATCTCGGGAAAAAAGATGACATGTGTTATGAGAAGCAAGTCGAAGCTGATTCCGGAAGGCATAGCAGGAAGAGCTGTTGTGGGGCTAAGGTCAAGGTCACTGTCACTGAGGAAGGAGACGGAAAGTCCTAG
- the LOC103426331 gene encoding stomatal closure-related actin-binding protein 1, which yields MTRVGRDFGDTMQKDAVPAVSADVVFASSRFPNYRIGANNQIVEGKDDRKVLSMKEVVARETAQLLEQQNRLSVRDLASKFEKGLAAAAKLSEEARLREAASLEKHVLLKKLRDALESLKGRVAGRNKDDVVDAISMVEALAVQLTQREGELIQEKAEVKKLANFLKKASEDAKKLVDEERAFARAEIENARAAVQRVEKALQEQEQMSRASGKQDLEELMKEVQEARRIKMLHQPSKVMDMEHELRALRAQLTEKSKNSVRLQKELAMSKRGLEKISELFELDGPEVLGSYLRIQPCSGDAPELCKCLIQWYRVSSQGGKKESISGAIKSVYAPEPFDVGRVLQVDIIYEGQRLTLTTAGPIDPAAGLGSYVEALVRKHDIEFNVVITQMNGVNHPSESIHVFHVGKMRIKLCKGKTTIAKEYFSPSMQLCGVRGGGNAAAQALFWQAKQGLSYVLAFESERERNAAIMLARRFAFDCNIMLAGPDDRTPLGT from the exons ATGACGAGGGTAGGCCGAGATTTTGGGGACACAATGCAAAAGGATGCTGTTCCGGCGGTGTCTGCTGATGTGGTTTTTGCTTCAAGTCGGTTTCCTAATTACAGAATTGGAGCTAACAATCAGATTGTAGAGGGAAAGGATGACCGAAAGGTACTGTCGATGAAGGAAGTTGTAGCCCGTGAGACAGCACAATTGTTGGAACAGCAGAATCGCCTTTCCGTCCGAGACCTTGCCAGTAAATTTGAGAAAGGGTTGGCTGCTGCTGCTAAGTTGTCTGAAGAG GCTAGACTCAGGgaggcagcttctttggaaaaACATGTCCTTTTGAAGAAGCTTCGGGATGCACTAGAATCACTAAAAGGACGTGTGGCTGGTAGAAACAAGGATGATGTAGTGGATGCTATTTCAATG GTTGAGGCCTTAGCAGTTCAGTTGACTCAAAGAGAAGGGGAGTTAATACAAGAAAAAGCAGAGGTGAAGAAGCTAGCAAATTTTCTTAAGAAG GCTTCAGAAGATGCTAAAAAGCTTGTTGATGAGGAGAGAGCTTTTGCTCGtgctgaaattgaaaatgccaGAGCGGCAGTACAGAGGGTGGAAAAAGCCCTTCAGGAACAAGAACAAATGTCGCGAGCTTCAGGAAAGCAG GACTTAGAAGAATTGATGAAAGAGGTTCAAGAGGCTAGACGAATCAAAATGCTGCATCAGCCAAGCAAG GTAATGGACATGGAACACGAGCTTCGAGCATTGAGGGCACAACTTACGGAGAAGTCTAAGAATTCTGTTCGGCTTCAAAAAGAG CTGGCAATGAGCAAGAGGGGCTTGGAGAAAATTTCCGAATTATTTGAATTAGATGGCCCTGAAGTTTTAGGGTCATATTTGCGGATTCAGCCTTGCTCTGGTGATGCTCCAGAACTCTGTAAATGTTTGATTCAATGGTATCGCGTATCATCTCAAGGTGGCAAGAAGGAGTCTATATCAG GAGCTATAAAATCAGTTTATGCCCCAGAGCCTTTTGATGTTGGGCGAGTCTTGCAAGTTGATATTATTTATGAAGGACAGAGGCTAACGCTGACAACTGCTGGTCCCATTGATCCTG CTGCTGGTTTGGGAAGCTATGTGGAGGCACTTGTACGGAAACATGATATTGAGTTCAAT GTAGTTATTACCCAGATGAATGGGGTCAATCATCCTTCGGAATCTATTCATGTATTTCATGTTGGAAAAATGAGGATTAAACTTTGCAAGGGAAAAACTACAATTGCTAAAGAATACTTTTCTCCCTCAATGCAG CTATGCGGAGTTAGAGGAGGTGGGAATGCTGCTGCTCAGGCACTGTTTTGGCAAGCGAAGCAAGGGCTTTCTTACGTGTTGGCATTTGAATCAGAACGAGAGAGGAATGCGGCCATCATGCTTGCCAGGAGATTTGCTTTTGATTGTAAT ATCATGCTAGCCGGGCCGGATGACAGAACTCCCCTGGGAACCTGA